The Actinomycetota bacterium genome window below encodes:
- a CDS encoding flagellar hook capping FlgD N-terminal domain-containing protein, whose product MSITATSGASLNESVASTVKRELGKDEFLQLLVAQMRYQDPLEPMKNTEYIAQLAQFSSLEAIQALSDQMKAIGDWLGLSQSSSMIGKNIRAVDSATGQFIEGLVLAVNIKDGAPYLELEEAEVLASDVVKVF is encoded by the coding sequence TTGAGTATAACTGCAACGAGTGGAGCTAGTTTGAACGAATCGGTAGCTTCTACGGTCAAGCGGGAGCTAGGAAAGGACGAATTTCTTCAGCTTCTGGTCGCTCAGATGAGATATCAGGATCCGCTTGAGCCGATGAAGAATACCGAATACATTGCTCAACTTGCCCAATTCAGCTCGCTCGAGGCGATTCAAGCCTTAAGCGATCAGATGAAGGCGATAGGTGACTGGCTGGGCCTTTCCCAGTCGAGCTCGATGATCGGAAAGAACATCCGGGCCGTCGACTCGGCGACCGGTCAGTTCATAGAGGGGCTGGTTCTGGCCGTAAATATCAAGGATGGAGCCCCTTATCTCGAACTGGAGGAGGCTGAAGTCCTGGCTAGCGACGTAGTCAAAGTATTTTAG
- a CDS encoding TIGR02530 family flagellar biosynthesis protein, which yields MVGKVQFPNSSGPIKPIDQGKAASRSSFKESFAKVLESEFKSGLKFSAHAQKRLLARNINLSDEHMSRVKEAVSKAAAKGARESLILLDDLAFVVSVKNRTVITAIEGESIKENVFTNIDSAVIM from the coding sequence ATGGTAGGTAAAGTTCAATTTCCAAATTCAAGTGGGCCGATAAAACCGATCGATCAGGGGAAAGCGGCAAGCAGGAGCTCTTTCAAAGAGTCGTTTGCCAAAGTCCTTGAAAGTGAGTTTAAAAGCGGTCTTAAGTTTTCGGCCCACGCTCAAAAGAGGCTATTGGCCCGAAATATCAACCTGAGCGATGAGCACATGAGTCGGGTCAAAGAGGCCGTAAGCAAGGCGGCCGCCAAGGGGGCCAGAGAGTCGCTCATTCTTCTCGACGACCTTGCCTTTGTGGTCAGCGTAAAGAACAGGACGGTGATCACGGCCATCGAGGGCGAAAGCATCAAAGAGAATGTCTTTACCAACATCGATAGCGCGGTGATCATGTAA